The Symbiobacterium terraclitae region CTGGCAGCAGGGCACGGAAGGCCACATGGATAGAACTTCCTGACCTTATGTGTTAAGATACGAGGGAAACCAGATACGACGAGGTGTTTCTGTGGCTGACTTCTCGTTTGATGTGGTGTCGCGCGTGAACATGGCCGAGGTCGTGAACGCGGTGGACCAGACCCGCCGCGAGATGCAGGCCCGCTTCGACTTCCGCGGCTCGTCCGCCTCCGTCAGCCTCGACGAGAAGAGGGGTGAGATCACGGTCATCGGGGACGACGAGATGAAGCTGAAGAACGTCATCGACATCCTGCAGACGAAGCTGGTCAAGCGGGGCGTGGGACTCAAGGCGCTGGAGTACGGGCGCGTCGAGGACGCGGCGGGCGGCACGGTGCGCCAGGTGATCACGCTGCGCCAGGGCATCCCGCAGGAGAAGGCCAAGCAGATGACGGCTGCCATCCGGGAGTCGAAGCTGAAGGTCAAGGCGGAGATTCGCGGTGACGAGATCCGGGTCTCGGGCCCGAAGAAGGACGACCTGCAGGCGGTGATCCAGCTGCTGCGGGCGAAGGACTTCGGGCTGGAGCTGCAGTTCGTGAACTACCGCTGACGCATGGAACAGGGGCGGTACCCGTCGAGGGGTACCGCCCCGTACGCTTTACACTAAAGAGTTACTCGGGAGGCAGGCGCAGGTCCTCGGGGATGTTGAGCACCTGGACCCGGTTCTGCAGCTCGTAGGTGAGCGGCTCGTCGGCCGAGAGGGCCTTGAAGTGCTCGACCAGCGCCTCCAGCATCACGATGCCCGTGTCGATCTGCCGGTCGGTCAGCTCCGCCAGGATGTAGAGGTTGTCGCCGCCGGAGGCCATGAAGTTGTTGACGACCACCTTGTAGGTCGCATCCATGTCGAGCGGGGTGCCGTCGGCCAGCTTGATCTCCACCACGCGCTCGTCGTCGGGCTTGGCGTAGTCCCAGACGTAGGTGATGCCCGAGACCTGCAGCGGCCGCGGGAAGTTCTCCTTGTTCAGCCGCCGGACGTAGTTGTTCAGCCCCTGCTCCAGCAGCGTCTTGATCTCGCTGCCCTTCATGTCGACGAGCACCAGGGTGTTGCCGAACGGGCTGGTGGTGTAGAGGTCACCCCAGGTGATCCAGCCCTCGTCGTTGGGCGTCAGGTGGGCCCGGATGCCGCCGCCGTTGGTGATGGCGATCTGGGCGCCCTGGGCGCCGGCCAGCATCGCATCGGTGGTGAAGTCGCCGAGGGCGCTCTCACCGGACTGCTCGTAGGTGCGGGAGATCTGCTGCGCCAGCTTGCCGATCGGGCGGGCCTTGATGGGTTCGATCTCGGCGGCCCACTTGGCGACCAGGTCGTTCGCCCACGGGGTCGGGGCCAGGGTCTGGGCCGGGTTCCACACGTCGACCGCAGCCTTGGTCACCTGCTTGTCGGCCCGGTTGATGTAGAGGTCGATACGGGCGAGGCCGGTGCCGTACTGCCCGGACTGGACGGCCGGCACCTTGTTGCCGCCCGCATCCAGCACGTAGCCGGCGGCCATTTCGTGCGAGTGGGCGCCGGTGATGGCGTCGACCCGCTCGGTCACCTGCGCCATCCAGTCGGCGACCTCGTTGGTGACCCGGAGCGGCTCGTCGGCGCTCTGGCTGGCGGCGGCGTGGGCGACGACGACCACCAGGTCAGCGCCGGCCTCCCGCAGGGCCTTGGCCTCGGCGTTGATCACCGGGGCGGGATCGACGAAGTCGAGGCCCTCGATGTTGGCCGCCAGCACGATGCCCTTGGTCTCAGGCGTGGTGATGCCGATGAAGCCGATCTTGTAGCCGCCGACCTCCAGGACTGCGGTGGGGGCCAGCCACTCGGGCCGGTTCTGGGTGCCCTCGAAGAAGATGTTGGCCGAGACCACCGGGTGCTCGGCGGTCTGCAGCAGCCCCTGCAGCGTCGGCACGTTCCAGTCGAACTCGTGGTTGCCCAGGGTGCTGAGGCGTACGCCGACCTTGTTCCGCCACTCCTGCACCGAGGCGCCGTTCACCAGGTTGGAGATGGGGGTGCCCTGGAACGTATCGCCGCCGTCGATCAGGACCGTGTTCGGGTTCTTCAGCAGCTGGCCGGCGATGGCCGTGGTGAAGCGGGCGGCGCCCAACTCCGCGCCGCTGGGCTCCAGGCGGCCGTGGAAGTCGCTGTAGACCAGCAGGCTGATCTTGTCCGTGCCCTCCGGGAGGACCTCGGGCATGGCGAGGTTGATCAGCTTGGCCGCCTCGCCGAGGGTCACCGGCGCATCCAGGTCGAGCTCGCCGGTGTCACGCCCCTGCACCACGCCGCGCAGCAGCAGGTAGGCCAGCGCCTCGCGGGTGGCCTGGTCGGCCCGGGCCGCGTCGGCGTAGCCCTCCAGCACCCGCAGGTCCTGGCCAGACGGGGCCTCTCCGGCCGCCGCCCAGGCGAGCAGCACGATCGCCTCGCCGCGGGTGAGCTGGCCGTCGGGCACGACGCTGAGCGACGACGCGCCCGCCCTGGCGAGCATCTCAAGGTAGATCTGTTCCGACAGGGAGGCATTCAGGTCGATCCCCGCCTCCACCTGCTCAGCCGTGATGATGCCGTCTTCGATCAGTTCGCACGCATACGGAGCGGCCCAGTGGTCGCCGAGGCCGCAGTCTCCGCCGACCGCAGGCACGACCTCAGCGGCGTGCACACCGGCGGGTACGGCGACGACCGAGACCATCAGCGCGACGACTCCCGTGGCGAGAAGCCGCATGAACCGGTTCATGGTATGCCTCCTTCCGGCGCCCG contains the following coding sequences:
- a CDS encoding YajQ family cyclic di-GMP-binding protein is translated as MADFSFDVVSRVNMAEVVNAVDQTRREMQARFDFRGSSASVSLDEKRGEITVIGDDEMKLKNVIDILQTKLVKRGVGLKALEYGRVEDAAGGTVRQVITLRQGIPQEKAKQMTAAIRESKLKVKAEIRGDEIRVSGPKKDDLQAVIQLLRAKDFGLELQFVNYR
- a CDS encoding bifunctional metallophosphatase/5'-nucleotidase codes for the protein MNRFMRLLATGVVALMVSVVAVPAGVHAAEVVPAVGGDCGLGDHWAAPYACELIEDGIITAEQVEAGIDLNASLSEQIYLEMLARAGASSLSVVPDGQLTRGEAIVLLAWAAAGEAPSGQDLRVLEGYADAARADQATREALAYLLLRGVVQGRDTGELDLDAPVTLGEAAKLINLAMPEVLPEGTDKISLLVYSDFHGRLEPSGAELGAARFTTAIAGQLLKNPNTVLIDGGDTFQGTPISNLVNGASVQEWRNKVGVRLSTLGNHEFDWNVPTLQGLLQTAEHPVVSANIFFEGTQNRPEWLAPTAVLEVGGYKIGFIGITTPETKGIVLAANIEGLDFVDPAPVINAEAKALREAGADLVVVVAHAAASQSADEPLRVTNEVADWMAQVTERVDAITGAHSHEMAAGYVLDAGGNKVPAVQSGQYGTGLARIDLYINRADKQVTKAAVDVWNPAQTLAPTPWANDLVAKWAAEIEPIKARPIGKLAQQISRTYEQSGESALGDFTTDAMLAGAQGAQIAITNGGGIRAHLTPNDEGWITWGDLYTTSPFGNTLVLVDMKGSEIKTLLEQGLNNYVRRLNKENFPRPLQVSGITYVWDYAKPDDERVVEIKLADGTPLDMDATYKVVVNNFMASGGDNLYILAELTDRQIDTGIVMLEALVEHFKALSADEPLTYELQNRVQVLNIPEDLRLPPE